The Chitinibacter bivalviorum genomic interval GCAAAGCCAACAGTGCCGCGATCATTGCTTTCTTTTTCATTGCGGTATTCCTTGCTAAAACGCCTACAAAGGCCAATGAAAGTCATTTAAGCACAGCAAAACAATGCTCGCAGCGTAAAAAAGTCGCCGAAAATTTCGGCGACGATTCAGTTTTGATTCAGGCGGCGACAGGGGCAATTAATGATAATTGTGATCCGTTGGGGTATTGCGGATATCACTATCGACCGCATCCATTACGCCCAAATGGATTTCGACATCAAACCATTCCCAAAATAATTTTAGGCTGCGTTTTTGCGGCCACAGGCTTTCATCGGCCACCCAAGACGCCAACTCAAGGCCAAATAATTTGTCGGCAATATCATCAATATAAGCAATTGAATCTTCCGGCTCAGCTGCTTCTGGCACCAAAATCACGGTGCAATCGGAGCGAATTTCATCCAAAGTCAGCACCACATCATTGCCCGGTAGCGCATTGAGCCACTCCAAAAATGGCTGTTTTGGGCGAATAATGGCAGCGGAACGATCAACAATAAACATCCTTTTCCCTTCTACATTTACTATTTAAATTTTTAATTTGATAAGCACACGAGGATCAGAGCACGACGTGCAAGCAGTGCTCCTACTTCGACTTGCAAACATTAACGACGACGGCGACGACGTGTGCCTGTGCCGGTTGTGGGCGCACCATCGGCTTGCGTAGCTTGAGCGCGGCGTCGTTGCGTAGCGGTTCCCGGCTTTTTGCGTAACACCTCGGGCGAATCCACCAAGGCAGAGCCAGCTTTTTGCTGAGCAGTTTTACTGGAACTACCTTTCGCTACACTTTTCACAACTGGCTTTGCTCCGCCATGTGTAGAACGACCACGCCCAGCTTCTTTTACTGATGCTTTCGCAGGGAATTTTCCTGCCGATTGACTTGGCGCAGCGCCTTTGCCGCCGACCAAACGACCCAGATCGTCCACTAAAGCAAAATCGATTTTGCTGGTTTCCAGATCGACGCGGACCACACGCACTTTCACGCGCTCGGTAATGCGATAGACCTTACCACTGCGCTCACCCTTGAGTTCTTTGCGCTTTTCATCGTAATGGAAGTAATCCGTGCCCAGCTCGGAAACGTGCACCAAACCTTCCACATACAAATTATCGAGTAGCACAAACATGCCAAAGCCTGTCACGGCCGACACCGAGCCCATAAACTCTTCGCCGATTTTGTCTTGCATGTAGTAGCACTTGAGCCAGTTTTGTACGTCACGACTGGCTTCATCGGCGCGGCGCTCGGTCATCGAGCACTGCACGCCCAATTGCTCCCACTTGGTCGCTGGCTTGTAGGTTTTACCAGCCAAAATCGCCTTGATCGAGCGATGCACCAGCAAATCGGGGTAACGACGAATCGGCGACGTAAAGTGCGCATACGCCTCATAACTCAAGCCAAAGTGCCCCTCGTTATCGGGCGAATACACCGCCTGTGACAAGCTGCGCAACAACATGGTTTGCAGCAACGGCGCATCGGGGCGCTCTTTGATGCTATCGAGTAATTGCGCATAGTCTTTCGCCGCAGGGTCTTCCGCCCCGCCAAGGCTCAAGCCCATGGTGCGCAGATATTCACGTAGGTTTTTTAGCTTTTCTGGCGTAGGACCTTCGTGCACACGATACAAGCCCACATGCTCGTTTTTAATCAAATAATCCGCCGCGCACACATTGGCGGCCAACATGCATTCTTCGATTAATTTATGCGCGTCATTACGCACCACCGGAACGATTTGCGTGATTTTGCCAAACTCATCAAAACGCATTTCAGTTTCCTGCGTTTCAAAATCAATCGCGCCACGTTCGTGGCGGGCTTTCACAAACGTCTGGAACAGAGAATACAAGGTATTCAAATGCGGCAATAGATGGGTATTGGCCTGAGCATCTGATCCTTTCGGGTTTTGCAGCATATCCCACACCCGGGTATAGGTGAGACGTGCTTTGGATAACATCACCGCAGGATAAAATTGGTATTTTTTGATTTCACCCGTTTGCGTCACGCGCATATCGCACACCATACACAGACGTTCAACGTCGGGGTTCAGCGAGCAAACACCATTCGACAGCGCCTCGGGCAACATCGGAATCACGCGGCGCGGGAAATACACTGAGTTACCCCGCTCGATCGCGGTTAGATCAAGCGCATCATTTGGCGTGACATAATGACTGACATCGGCAATCGCGACGACCAGACGCCAGCCCTTGCCTTTCTTCTCGGCAAAGACGGCATCGTCAAAATCGCGCGCGGTTTCGCCGTCGATCGTCACCAGCGGTAAATCACGTAAATCAACACGCTCTACACCTTGCACTGGCTTCCAGTCTTTCTTTTTCACTTTTTGTGGCGTCGCATCAGCCTGTGCTTGCGCCTCAGGCGAGAACACATGCGGCAGATTGTGCTTACGCAACGCAATTTCGATTTCCATGCCCGGATCATCGTAATTACCGAGCAATTCAATCACACGACCCACCGGCTGCGAATAGCGCGAAGGCTGTACCAACAGCTCAACAATCACGACCTGCCCTGCTTTGGCACCACCGGTGTTTTTCGCTTCGAGCAAAATATCACGACTAATGCGCTTGTCTTCCGCGGTCACAAAAAAGACGCCGCGCTCATTATGCATACGACCAACTAGGCGCGTATTCACATGCTCAAGCACTTCGGCGATTGAGCCTTCGGGGCGACCACGGCGATCAACGCCAATCAGACGCGCCAGCACACGATCGCCGTGCAGCACCTTGTCCATTTCCTTGGGGCCAAGGAATAAATCATCGCCACCATCGTCGCGGATCAAAAAGCCAAAGCCATCGGGGTGACCTTGTACTTTACCGGGAATCAGGTCGAGCTTTTCAGGTAAACACAAAGCGCCTTTGCGATTGAGCAGCAATTGCCCTTCGCGGCCCATGGCCTGCATGCGGCGCTCGAAGGCCACTAATTCATCGTCACGGATATTCAATAATTGAGCCAATTCTTCGGCCATGATCGGCGCACCGCGCTCAGCGAGGATTTGCAAAATAAATTCGCGCGACGGCAAAGGGAAATCGTAGCGGCCTTTTTCGCGCTCGAGATAAGGGTCTTGGGCACGCAAGCCAGTGATTTTGCGAGTAGGTTTTTTCTTTGGGGCAGGATTCTTTTCCAGATTTTTTTCCATTGGGCCTATTTTTTTCATATTCAAGTTGACGCTCTACGTCTGATTGCATATTATAGCGCCTCTCTGATGTAGCGGCGCTGCGAAATTTGTAGCTCGTGTGCAAAAGCTGTGATGTGAAGAGCCCAGGTGGCGGAATTGGTAGACGCACTAGGTTCAGGTCCTAGCGCCCGCAAGGGTGTGGAAGTTCGAGTCTTCTCTTGGGCACCAACTCTTCAAGCAACATCATAGCATCAGCAGTGCCCAGGTGGCGGAATTGGTAGACGCACTAGGTTCAGGTCCTAGCGCCCGCAAGGGTGTGGAAGTTCGAGTCTTCTCTTGGGCACCATTCCTTCTTATGAAGGTCTTATTTACTAAAGCCTCAATCATTATTGATTGGGGCTTTTGTTATTTCTGCACGACAAAAATCAATCAAACCTTGAGCTTAGTTGAAATTAGCCGATAGTAAGATGGTCGACTTACTTTCATTCTCAAGGCTGATGTCTGAAGAACTCTCCCAAGCCCATGTGCTTGTTGCCGATGATGCACCTACGGTACGCCAGTCTATTCGTATGACTTTGGCGCAATCGGGCATTAATCGCGCAGATACGGCCAGCAGCATAGGTGAGACGCGGCGACGCTTACGTAATAGTGAGTTTGACGTCGTGCTCTGCGACTACCATTTTGGCGAAGGCATGAATGGGCAAGAGCTACTAGAAGAATTACGCCACAGTGGTGAGCTGCCGCTTTACACCATCTGGATCATGATTACCGCCGAAGCTTCGTATGAAAAAGTTGTGGCCGTCGCGGAGATCGGGCCAGATGATTACCTGATCAAACCTTTTACCAGCAAACAGCTCACGCAGCGCCTTTCTCTGGCTTGGGCGCGGAAACGGTTTTTAAAACCCATTTATGACAAAATCAACGCTGGCGATACATTAGGTGCCATCGCCGAAGCCAAATCGCTCGTCCCCAAAGCGGCAGGCTTTAGCAATGATTTGATGCGTTTGCTCTCCTCGCTACTTCTAGAAGCTGGCAAACTAGACGAAGCGGCCAAACTTTACGAAGAAATTCTCAATCAGCGAGTTGTGCCTTGGGCCAAACTGGGTTTGGCGCGTACGCTTTGCCGTCAGGGCAAAAAAACGCAGGCGGAAAGCTCTTTACAGGCTGCAATTGTTGAGCACGCCCAATACGTCGATGCTTACGAAGAGCTCGCCTCGATGTATATGGCCGAAGGCCGGCTGAACGAAGCCATGGCCGTATTTGAGAAATGCCTCGCCATGACGCCAAATAATGTTGGGCGACTACAAAAAGCGGGCAATCTGGCCAATATGCTGGGCGACTCTAGCAAAGCCAAACAATTTTTAGAGCGCGCAGTGACTTGTGGTGGTAATTCATCATTGCTGAGCGGCGAAACGGTCTTGCAGCTCGCTCTTGCTGCCCGGCGCGAAAACAATAGCTCGGATGCCGATAAATACCTGCGCATGGTGCGTGAAATTGCCAAACGAGAAGACTGCACCCGTAATCGCATTATTGATTTGCTGGCTAGTGCCGTCTATGAAGGCAAACCACAGCTACTTGAACAAATCGAAACCTACATGGCCGACCCCGAATTTGTGCTTGAAATTGCGGTCAGCTTTATCATGACGGCCGATATTGTTTGCCCAGCAACAATCGAGGGTGAGCAAGCCAGCGGCAACGCCGCCCCCTACAAATGGTTACTTCATATCGCACAGCGATTCATCACCACCAAACATATTTCGGGCATGTTAGAGAGCTCAGCCAATATGCGCCCCGTCTGGCAAAGCTTTATCCAACAGGCAGGCTCTGACATTACCGAGTTAAATAACGAAGGCGTGCAGCTCATGCTTAAATCGCAATTTCTGCCCGCCATTGAAATGCTGCTACCCATAGCTCAAAGCACCTGCAATCAACGTCTCATGCTCTCTAGCACTCACGCCATTATCAAATACCTAAAAAGCGGGGCCGAGGTAGAAAAGAAAGAGCGCGAAGCACTGCTCAATCAAGCTTATCAATTTATTGCCCGCTTAGAAGGCATGATTGATGCAGGCACATATCACAGTCTGCACCATGAAATTCAGAGCATGATTAGCCCAACCAAAGGTATGTAAACCCGCTGGTTTATTCATTAGCCACATCAACCAAAATCACCTTCAGCGCTTGCTGCAATTGGGCTGGTGTCATCCCGACCAAAAACCCGCGCTTGCCGCCATTGAGGTAGATTTTTTCTAGCGGCAGTATGCTTTGCTGCAAATACACGGGCATGGTTTTTTTGGTGCCCAGCGGCGAAGTGCCACCCACCATATAGCCACTGTGTTTATTGGCCACCTCTGGTGCGCACGGCGTGATGGTTTTACAGCCGATAAAGCGCGCTAAATTTTTGGTGGAGACTTCACAATCACCATGCATCAAAACGACTAGTGGCTGCTTTTTCTCATCTTCCATCACCAATGTTTTGATGACGCAATGCTCATCCACACCCAACTCGCGCGCAGAAACGGCGGTGCCGCCTTTTTCTTCGTAGGCGTACAGATGCTCGGTGAAATCGATTTTATGCTGGCGCAAAACTCGGATCGCTTGCGTTACTGGCGCTTTTTCACTCATGACAAGACTCGCAATCGGGCTTAAAATACCCGACAAATATACTCAAGAATTAAGGTTTCAAAATGGCCTACACCTTGGCGCAATTGCCGATCACACCGCGATTTACTCGTCTTCATTCGCGCTTTTGGACGCCAACGCCCTCGACCCCAATGCCTGCGCCGCATATTGTCGCGCTCAATACCGCCTTGGCCGAGCAACTGGGCATTGATGTCGAAAATGACGACGAGCTCGCCCATTATCTGGTCGGCAATCGTTTGCCGCAAGACAGTGCGCCATCGGCCAGCGTGTATTCAGGGCATCAATTTGGTGTGAATGTCCCGCAACTCGGCGATGGCCGCGCATTATTGATCGCCGAATTTACCGACCCGAATGGCACACATTGGGAAATGCAACTAAAAGGTGCAGGCCCGACACCCTACTCGCGTCGCGGCGATGGTCGGGCAGTATTGCGCTCCAGCATCAGAGAATACCTTGCTTCTGAGGCATTACACCACCTGGGTATCCCTAGTAATCGCGCATTAGCGATCGGTGGTTCGCCACAGACCGTCTGGCGCGAAACCCGCGAAACTGCGGCGGTGGTGACACGGCTGGCACCAACCTTTGTCCGCTTTGGTCATTTTGAATACTACTTTTACCAAGGCGAACCCGAACGTATTACTGAGCTGGCCGACTGGGTCATCACCCACCATTATCCCGCCTGTCAGCAGCAAACCAATCCCTATCTCGCCCTACTGAATGCCGTCATTGAGCGAACTGCAACACTGATCGCCCAGTGGCAGGCGGTTGGTTTTTGTCATGGCGTCATGAATACCGACAATATGTCAATTTTGGGGCTAACGATTGATTATGGGCCGTTTGGCTTTTTGGATGGTTTTGATGCGGGCCATATCTGCAATCACTCGGACGATGCAGGGCGCTATGCCTACAATCAACAACCGCAAATCGGGCTATGGAATCTGCATTGCCTGGCGCAAGCCTTGTTGCCTTTGGTGGCTAAAGACGATCTATTGGCGGCGCTGGGTCAGTACCAAAGCCAATTTGAAACCGCATTTGCCGAACAATTACGCGGCAAGCTCGGCTTTACTCGCTGGCAGGAAGACGACTGGACGCTGGTGACTGATTTATTCGAGCTGATGCAAGCGGCACATACCGACTGGACAATCTTCTGGCGCACCCTATCACACTGGGTTGCGCGACAAAACACCGACGAATTACGCGACTTACTGCTCGATCGCCCCGCATTTGATCAATGGCTCGCGCGCTATAGTGAGCGGATTTGCGACGATGGTCTCAGCCCGCAGCAGCGCAGCCAATCCATGTTAGCGTGCAATCCCAAATATATATTGCGCAACCATCTAGCTCAAATCGCCATCGATCAGGCCGAAAAAGGCGATTTTAGTGAAGTCGATCGCTTGTTTGCTTGCCTTTGCCGCCCATTTGATGAGCAAAGCGAATACGATCATTACGCCAAACTGCCGCCAAGCTGGGTCAAAGAATTATCCGTTAGTTGCTCATCTTGAAAATAAAGCTGAGCTTGTCATTTTATTTTCATATTTTCTGATCTAAGGCCAAAAAGCGCCGTGAATAATGGGGGGGTTTCTGCGATAATCCGCCCCATCTTCATTCCTTCACGAGCATTGTATGCTTGATCTTTTTTCCGACATGGAATTAACCGCCGCGCTGATGCTCGGGCTGGCCTTATTCTTTGTTCTTGCGTACGAATTTATTAACGGTTTCCACGATACCGCCAATGCAGTTGCGACGGTCATCTACACCAAAGCCATGCCAGCCCATTTGGCGGTGATTGGCTCTGGTATTTTCAATTTCTTAGGCGTGATGCTGGGCGGTTTGGGTGTGGCCTACGCCATTGTGCATTTACTGCCAGTTGATTTGTTGCTCAATGTGGGTGTTGGTCATGGCCTGTATATGGTGTATGCCCTACTCGCCGCGGCCATTATCTGGAATCTGGGTACTTGGTACTTGGGTATTCCAGCATCTAGCTCACACACGCTGATTGGCTCAATCATGGGCGTGGGTATTGCCAATGCGCTGATGAATAATCAGTACTGGCTCTCTGGCATCAATACCAAAAAAGCGATCGATATTCTGCTTTCGTTGTTGATTTCTCCGACAGTTGGTCTGGTGATGGCGGGTCTAATGCTCCTGGCGCTGAAAAAATGGCGCCCCGACTCGCGTATGCACATGACGCCGGAAGAGCGCAAAAACACGGATGGCAAAAAACATCCACCGTTCTGGACGCGCACCACGCTGATCGCCTCGGCGATGGGGATGAGTTTTGCCCACGGCTCTAACGATGGCCAAAAAGGTATTGGCTTATTGATGCTGGTCTTGATTGGCTTGGCACCGGCTAAATTTGCGCTGGATATCGAAAGCACCTCGTACCAAATCGAGCGCACCGTCGATGCTGCCAAACACATGGGCGAGTTTTACGAAAGCAATCGTGACCGCCTCAATGGCTCGCTCGATCTCAGCTACAACAGCGATCACCCGCTGCCGGTGTTATTCAAATGTGAATCGGCCAGCACCTTGCCTGCGATTTCAACGCTGGTGGAAAAACTCAACAGCGTCAAAAGCTATGAATCACTGAGTGGCGAAGATCGTCGCGTAGTACGCCGCATCCTCTTGTGTCTAGATGACACCGCGAAAAAAGCGAGCAAGCTCGATATTCTGTCGAAGAAAGAAAAAGCCGATCTCGATCGCCTGCGTAAAGACCTGAGCGCCACCACTGAATACGCCCCACAATGGGTCATCGTGGCGGTAGCACTGGCCTTGGGCTTGGGCACGATGGTGGGTTGGAAGCGCATCGTACTGACTGTGGGCGAAAAAATCGGCAATAAAGGCATGACTTATTCGCAAGGTAACGCCGCCCAATTAACCGCAGCCGCTGCCATTGGCGTGGCAAGCTGGACGGGGATGCCGGTGTCCACCACGCATATTCTGTCATCAGCCGTTGCCGGTACGATGATCGCCAATAAGAGCGGGCTGCAAGGCGGCACGGTCAAATCGATCGTGATTGCTTGGGTACTCACCCTGCCAGCCACGATGCTATTGTCGGGCGGATTATTCTGGGCTGCCAGTGTGCTGTTTGCTTAAACCATTGCTTGATCTAGTTTGAAGCAGACGTCATCAAGAAAACCCGCGCTAGCCGCGGGTTTTTTACGCCCGACCGCCAAGATCTACCCCACCGAAACTACCTCTCAATTCCCGTACATCGCGTAAAATGCCCTACCCTGCGCTTTTGATGCTCTCACATGTCCGCTGATCTTGTTTTATCCATTCCGCCAGCCATTGATCTGGCCAAAAATCCGGCCGAGTTGGGCGATTACATTCGCACCGAGCTTCATCAGCTACACGCCGCACTCGATTTGATCGTGAATGAGCAAGACGAGCTCGCCCTGCTCGATCAACTGATTTTGGGCGACATCACCGTGGGCGCTGATCAGATCGTGATCGAATACCAAGTGTGCTTTAGCAGCTACCACGCCTGCCGCAATCTGCAATACAGCGATTGCGAACACCGTAGCCTGCGCGGTGTGCGGCAAGGCAATACGCTCAGCTTCAAACCCTACACGCCACCGCCATGCCGCTCGACTGCGGATGAGTTCTAAACAATACAGCCCAGGGTATCAATACCAAAGCTATATTCAACTTGATGTTGTTAGCAATACCCAGCCATGCACAGCAAATAATGGGCATACACCTTACAAAATAAGCTGTACTGCCAGCAAAAATCAGCATGCTGCGCAACTTCCTTACACGCAGCGCGTATTTTCTGGTATCTTCTCTGCCCCCCCAATGTTTTCAAGGGTTTTGCGCACTTTATCGCTGCGCCCAGCCCAGTAGGTACGCCCATGATGGCCCGCACCCACATTGCATTTGCTTCCCTGATGATGGTGGCGTGCAGTGTCGGCATTTTGCAGCGCATGCCGCAATTACACGAAGTCGCCATTGCTGGCGCAGCGGGCTTACTGCCCGATCTGGATCACCCGAAATCCACTTTTGGGCGCATCGTGCCGTACATCTCGACCCCGCTGGCCGCGATTTTTGGCCATCGCGGCTTTACGCATTCGATCCTGATGGTGGTGGCGATGGTGTATCTCTTGCTGACCTACCATCACAATCACAATTGGCCAGTTTTACCGCTGGTGGTTGGCTATCTCTCGCACATTATCGGCGATATGCTCACGCCCTCGGGTGTGCCACTACTATGGCCAGTACGGCAGAAATTTTCGCTTAATTTATTTAAAGCCGATGGCCCGATGGAGCAATTGATTTATCGGCTCTGCTGGGTCGGTATTGGCTATTTTCTGTGGGTCGCTTTCGAGCGCCCTGGCGAAATCTGGTTGCAGCCGCTGCAAGCCCACCTCGAAACCCAGCTCTGGCAGCTTTTTGCGCACAGCAAAGTCTTTGTCGTGCAATGGGTCGAACGCCTCGCCGCGACCTAAACTGCCGCGCGCCAATACACAATGACAAATAGGTATTAAGCCACATATTTAGCACGTACTTTTATACTGAGTATGCCGATTGAATTGAATAAAATGTAATTGTCATCTAGCCAAATTGATTCGGCAGAGATGCTAGCTACTATTTCAAATCACAATGGAGCGCAAATATGTCGGCAATTAAAATTTTAAATCCCAAAGAAATTCGCAAACAACTCGGGATGAATCAGCAAGAATTTTGGAGCAAAATTGGCGTTACGCAAAGCGGTGGCTCACGCTATGAAAGCGGCCGTAATATGCCAAAGCCAGTCAATGAATTATTGCGCGTAGTGCATTTAGAAGGCATTGATTTAGCCCAATTGCGTAAAGAGGAATTACAGGCCATTCAATATCTACGCCAAAATCAGCCCGAGTTATTAGAAGAAATTATCGAGAAAGCCGAAGCAATGGATTAATTCGATTTTCCACTCTCGATAATTAAAAGCCCAATTCAGATCGACGCTGAATTGGGCTTTGTCATTTGGGCCCGCTATGTCGCTTGCGAGATCACCCACTGTGCCACAGTGTTGGCCAATAACCGCCGATGCCCGATCTGAGCAAACACATGATCGGCCGCATCTATCTGCGCAAAGCTCGCCCCCGCAATCTGCTGCGCCAACGCCGCCGAGTCCGCTACCGGCACCACCGCATCGAGCTCGCCATGCACAATCAGCAGCGGCAGCATGATTTGATCCAACCGTGCCCATGCGTCAAACGACGCCAGCTCGCTCAGCAAAGGCATACCAACCTCCATCCCCAGTAAATCAAACCCACCGTGCGGCAAAGGCTTGGCGATAGCAGCCGCTTGCTGCGGCACGACCTCGGTAATATTGAGCGCCGGCGCGATCGCGCACAGCGAAGTCACCGCCGCTAGCAAGTCACGCGGTGCACGCGCCAAAGTATGCAAAGCCACCAAGCCGCCCATACTAAAGCCCAGCACATGCAAGCGCAGCTGCGGGTACAGCACACGCAATTGCGTAATCAGAAACTCAGTCACCGCGATCTGCTGCGCCACCGTCATCTGCGCAAATTCACCATCACTTTCGCCGCAACCGGGAAAATCAAAGCGAAAACTCGCCAGATTTTGCGCCTCCCACTGGCGCGACAGATCGACAAACAGATAGGTAAACTCGATACGGCTACCCGTAAAGCCATGCAGCATCAGCACCGCATCGCTGGCCCCAGCGGGAATATGGGCGCTACCGATTAAATCGAGGCCATTCCAGTTCAGTTTTAGGGTATCCATGATGGGGTCCTTGTTGAGTATTGTTTGGTAATCAGCATGGGTATCTTACTAAAATTCAAGAAAATAGTAATCCCTAGGGGCATACTTGGCTGGGTATCTAAGCAGCTTCTTTAGCCACCAATATGCATATTGTTTTTGCTAAGCGTGATTTGCCTGCTGCGCAGGCGGTGAACCGGCCGTTTCGCCGGCCAAACGAGTTAGGGGTGGGTCTTGCCCCCACTGCCGCGAAAATAAGCCTTTCCCAGGTCGCCCGATCATGGCATTATGTGTTATCTTATTGTTTTATATAACTAATAGACTATGAATCCGACCCTCCCTATATTCCAAATCAATCTATAAAATCCAGCAGTTACTTCATTCTCTTGAATTTCGTTCCCGCCACCGTCAACGCCCGCAAGATTTCACTCGCAACACCACTTTTACCTTTCCACGCGTAGCGGGCATTTTGCTCGCTGGACTTCAGCAATCTTTGCAAGTCGAAGTCGATCAGTTCTTTGATCATTTGGATCTGCCTGATGGCCGTTTACCCAATGACGACGCCTTTCGAATGGCGCGTAAGAAGCTCAAAGAGTCTGCTTATATCGAGCTGCGCGACCAAATCAACCATGATTTACCAAGCGATTTGGCTCAACGTTGGCATAGCTGGAGAATCATTGCCGCCGACTCAACCACTTTGTATTTGCCCAACCATGCAGATATTCGCAAGCCTGAACACTTCAATGTTTATGATGGCGCAAATGCGCCCCCTTATTCCTTGGCACGTGCTGCCGCCTTGTGCGAAACCAGTACTGGATTGATTCTGTGTGCGGATCTTGATGCCGATCGCGTCAGCGAGCGTGAGCTGCTGCTCCGGCAGTTACCCATCCTCAAACAAGACGATTTATTGGTGCTTGATCGAGGCTATCCTGCGCATTGGCTGTTTGCCTTGCTGCTTGAACGCCAACAAGCGTTTTGTATGCGACTCTATAGCTCGTCCTACAATCCACTGGTCACCGCCTTTGCGCGCTCAGATCGGATGAGCGAAGTCATCACCATTACACCTAATCGAGCGCAATATAAGTCCTTCAATACTCATGGTATTGCCATTAAACCCTTTAAAATCAGGCTGGTTAAGGTGATACTTCAGTCGGGTATGATCGAAATACTGGCCACATCGCTCTTAAATGAAGTGCAGTATCCTCACGCGGAATTTGCCGCGCTCTATCACCGTCGTTGGCGAATTGAAGAGGCATTCCGCAATCTCAAGTGCCGCTTAAAGCTGGAACAATTTGGTGGTGAAACCCCACTGGCTGTACGACAGGAGTTTCATGCCGCCATTTTGTTACATAATCTGGCGAGTCTAGCTTGTGAAGATGCATTGCGAGCATTGCCTGCAGAGCAGCAGGCCTTATTTCATGCCAATTTAAGTTACGCCGCTTCGCAACTGCGACACCAGTTGCCTCGCTTGTTGAGTGACCCTAAGCGGTTTGGTGCCTTGTTCGATAAAATAATTGTCTTATTAATCAAGCAAGTCGAACGATTACGCCCCGATAGATCTGGCCCCCCACGCAATCCAAGTCGCATTAAGCCTCGCTATCACCGAGCCTACAAGTGATTGAATATGAAAGAATTAGCTTATTTTCGCGGCAGTGGGTCTTGCCCCACCCCTAACAACCCCAGCGCGCCCGATCGACGCGAAACCCCGCTTGAAAAAGCCACGGCGAGGCGCCGCCACAACTCGCGTTGCGCTACCGTCGCAACGCTCAAACACGACGCGGCTTAAAACCTCGCCGTGACTTTTTCAAACGGCGCGGCTCCACGGGCAATCTGTGCTAATTAGTCAGGGGTATATCAGGCAAAGCATTATCAGGATTAACTCCCTAGGCAACACATAGGCATGTATATACAACGATGGTTGAGCGACGGTTTTGAATTCCCCTGTCATCAAGCCGAGCGAGGAACAAGCGGTTCGGGGTTTCGGCGAGGACTGTTTGAGGCCGCAGGCCGAGTTCCGCAGCCGCCGAATCGATTGTCCGCAGCGAGGGCATTTTGCGCAG includes:
- a CDS encoding inorganic phosphate transporter, with product MLDLFSDMELTAALMLGLALFFVLAYEFINGFHDTANAVATVIYTKAMPAHLAVIGSGIFNFLGVMLGGLGVAYAIVHLLPVDLLLNVGVGHGLYMVYALLAAAIIWNLGTWYLGIPASSSHTLIGSIMGVGIANALMNNQYWLSGINTKKAIDILLSLLISPTVGLVMAGLMLLALKKWRPDSRMHMTPEERKNTDGKKHPPFWTRTTLIASAMGMSFAHGSNDGQKGIGLLMLVLIGLAPAKFALDIESTSYQIERTVDAAKHMGEFYESNRDRLNGSLDLSYNSDHPLPVLFKCESASTLPAISTLVEKLNSVKSYESLSGEDRRVVRRILLCLDDTAKKASKLDILSKKEKADLDRLRKDLSATTEYAPQWVIVAVALALGLGTMVGWKRIVLTVGEKIGNKGMTYSQGNAAQLTAAAAIGVASWTGMPVSTTHILSSAVAGTMIANKSGLQGGTVKSIVIAWVLTLPATMLLSGGLFWAASVLFA
- a CDS encoding helix-turn-helix domain-containing protein, producing the protein MSAIKILNPKEIRKQLGMNQQEFWSKIGVTQSGGSRYESGRNMPKPVNELLRVVHLEGIDLAQLRKEELQAIQYLRQNQPELLEEIIEKAEAMD
- a CDS encoding IS4 family transposase gives rise to the protein MQQLLHSLEFRSRHRQRPQDFTRNTTFTFPRVAGILLAGLQQSLQVEVDQFFDHLDLPDGRLPNDDAFRMARKKLKESAYIELRDQINHDLPSDLAQRWHSWRIIAADSTTLYLPNHADIRKPEHFNVYDGANAPPYSLARAAALCETSTGLILCADLDADRVSERELLLRQLPILKQDDLLVLDRGYPAHWLFALLLERQQAFCMRLYSSSYNPLVTAFARSDRMSEVITITPNRAQYKSFNTHGIAIKPFKIRLVKVILQSGMIEILATSLLNEVQYPHAEFAALYHRRWRIEEAFRNLKCRLKLEQFGGETPLAVRQEFHAAILLHNLASLACEDALRALPAEQQALFHANLSYAASQLRHQLPRLLSDPKRFGALFDKIIVLLIKQVERLRPDRSGPPRNPSRIKPRYHRAYK
- a CDS encoding alpha/beta hydrolase, which produces MDTLKLNWNGLDLIGSAHIPAGASDAVLMLHGFTGSRIEFTYLFVDLSRQWEAQNLASFRFDFPGCGESDGEFAQMTVAQQIAVTEFLITQLRVLYPQLRLHVLGFSMGGLVALHTLARAPRDLLAAVTSLCAIAPALNITEVVPQQAAAIAKPLPHGGFDLLGMEVGMPLLSELASFDAWARLDQIMLPLLIVHGELDAVVPVADSAALAQQIAGASFAQIDAADHVFAQIGHRRLLANTVAQWVISQAT
- a CDS encoding metal-dependent hydrolase — translated: MMARTHIAFASLMMVACSVGILQRMPQLHEVAIAGAAGLLPDLDHPKSTFGRIVPYISTPLAAIFGHRGFTHSILMVVAMVYLLLTYHHNHNWPVLPLVVGYLSHIIGDMLTPSGVPLLWPVRQKFSLNLFKADGPMEQLIYRLCWVGIGYFLWVAFERPGEIWLQPLQAHLETQLWQLFAHSKVFVVQWVERLAAT